A section of the Campylobacter porcelli genome encodes:
- a CDS encoding acetolactate synthase large subunit has product MKKLNGSQMISEALKHEGVSVVFGYPGGAALNIYDETYKQEYFTHILTRHEQAALHAADGYARVSGEVGVAFVTSGPGFTNAVTGLATAYADSIPLVLISGQVGLPLIGTDAFQEIDAVGISRPCVKHNFLVKSIEELPLILKQAFYIARSGRPGPVHVDIPKDVTAAIGDFEYPSEIKMKTYKPTTKGHPNQIKKACEAILASKKPIVYIGGGAVSSGASDEIRKFIQKTQIPAVETLMALGVLTSVNPLNLAMVGMHGSYAANMALSEADLIICLGARFDDRVTGKLSEFAKNAKIIHIDIDPSSIGKIVKVDYPIVGDLNNVMIELNEKINLNGDEFSAWRDQIEIYKKLHPLNYKDSDEVLKPQWVIEKMGEILPKESIITTDVGQHQMWVAQFFPFNRPRQLLTSGGLGTMGYGLPAAMGAAWASDAPVIAVSGDGGFLMNIQELITLVANKKRVINIILNNNFLGMVRQWQTFFYDERYSNTDLSIQPDFVKICEGFGGKGFVATTKSEFESALNAALECECVSVIEVKIDRFENVLPMVPAGAAIYNMILE; this is encoded by the coding sequence ATGAAAAAGCTAAATGGCTCGCAAATGATAAGCGAAGCGCTAAAACACGAAGGTGTTAGCGTTGTTTTTGGTTATCCTGGTGGCGCAGCATTAAATATCTATGATGAGACATATAAACAAGAGTATTTCACCCATATCTTAACCCGCCACGAACAAGCAGCTCTACATGCAGCCGATGGTTACGCAAGAGTTAGTGGCGAAGTCGGCGTGGCATTTGTAACTAGCGGTCCAGGATTTACAAATGCTGTAACCGGTCTAGCTACGGCGTATGCTGACTCCATCCCATTAGTTTTAATTAGCGGTCAAGTTGGCCTACCATTAATCGGCACAGATGCATTTCAAGAGATTGACGCCGTAGGCATATCAAGGCCTTGTGTGAAGCATAATTTTTTAGTCAAAAGTATTGAAGAGTTGCCACTTATCTTAAAGCAAGCTTTTTATATAGCAAGAAGTGGCCGCCCAGGCCCAGTCCATGTAGATATACCTAAGGATGTAACGGCTGCTATTGGCGATTTTGAGTATCCTAGCGAGATAAAGATGAAAACATATAAGCCAACCACAAAAGGCCATCCAAATCAGATTAAAAAGGCTTGTGAGGCTATACTAGCGTCCAAAAAACCAATTGTTTATATAGGTGGCGGTGCTGTAAGTAGCGGAGCTAGTGATGAGATTAGAAAATTTATCCAAAAGACCCAAATTCCAGCAGTAGAGACACTAATGGCGCTTGGAGTTTTAACCTCTGTTAATCCTTTAAATTTAGCTATGGTTGGTATGCATGGTAGCTACGCTGCCAATATGGCATTAAGCGAGGCTGATCTGATCATCTGCCTTGGGGCTAGATTTGATGATAGAGTTACAGGCAAACTAAGCGAATTTGCCAAAAATGCCAAAATCATACATATAGATATAGACCCAAGTAGCATTGGCAAAATTGTCAAAGTAGATTATCCTATTGTTGGTGATTTGAACAATGTAATGATAGAATTAAATGAGAAGATAAATTTAAATGGCGATGAATTTAGCGCTTGGAGAGATCAGATCGAAATTTACAAAAAGCTTCACCCGCTTAATTATAAAGATAGTGATGAAGTCTTAAAGCCTCAATGGGTAATAGAAAAAATGGGAGAAATTTTGCCAAAAGAGAGCATAATCACCACAGATGTCGGCCAACACCAAATGTGGGTTGCGCAATTTTTCCCATTTAATCGCCCTAGACAGCTACTTACAAGTGGTGGTTTAGGCACTATGGGATATGGACTTCCAGCTGCGATGGGGGCTGCTTGGGCTAGTGATGCGCCTGTTATTGCTGTTAGCGGTGATGGTGGATTTTTGATGAATATCCAAGAGCTAATAACCTTAGTAGCAAACAAAAAACGAGTGATAAATATCATCTTAAATAATAATTTCTTAGGTATGGTGCGTCAGTGGCAAACATTTTTTTACGATGAGAGATACTCTAATACCGATCTTAGCATTCAGCCTGATTTTGTCAAAATTTGCGAAGGCTTTGGTGGTAAGGGATTTGTAGCTACTACAAAGAGCGAATTTGAATCTGCTTTAAATGCCGCTTTAGAGTGTGAGTGCGTGAGTGTGATTGAGGTTAAAATAGATAGATTTGAAAATGTATTGCCTATGGTGCCAGCCGGTGCGGCTATTTATAATATGATATTGGAGTGA
- the ilvN gene encoding acetolactate synthase small subunit translates to MRRVISAIVLNEHGVLSRIVGLFSGRGYNIDSLTVAPVPESEFSRVTITTSGDARVFEQIVKQLHKLIPTYKVIDDSGEYVEKEMALIKISLNEDFSGLDAILKSYNAIVANANEQYIIVMGCDNSARIDCFIKVMKKYNPIQIVRSGSVMMEV, encoded by the coding sequence ATGAGAAGGGTTATTTCTGCAATTGTATTAAATGAACACGGGGTTTTAAGCCGTATAGTTGGGCTATTTTCAGGGCGTGGGTACAATATAGACTCTTTGACTGTAGCTCCTGTGCCAGAGAGTGAATTTTCTAGAGTTACGATCACCACAAGTGGCGATGCTAGGGTATTTGAGCAGATCGTTAAGCAACTTCACAAACTCATACCAACTTATAAAGTTATAGATGATAGTGGCGAATATGTAGAAAAAGAGATGGCGCTTATCAAAATTTCACTAAATGAGGATTTTAGCGGACTTGATGCGATACTAAAATCATATAACGCTATAGTAGCTAACGCAAATGAACAATACATAATAGTAATGGGCTGTGATAACTCTGCTAGAATTGATTGTTTTATTAAAGTTATGAAAAAATATAACCCAATACAAATAGTCCGAAGCGGCTCAGTAATGATGGAAGTATGA
- the lpxD gene encoding UDP-3-O-(3-hydroxymyristoyl)glucosamine N-acyltransferase, producing MKLSQIYSILGLEFSGDDMEIASLSSLALAKQGQMSYCDSSKNTKYLADCKAGAVLVTKDMVDMVKGRAVVVENPHLAFAILSKHFSKPLIREFKPSNIDESVTIMPNVYIGSGVSIGKNSLIMPGAYIGDNVQIGNECIIHPNVTIYADSIIGNECIINANSVIGSDGFGYAHTRTGEHIKIYHNGWVILEDYVEIGACTTIDRGVFEPTIVRKYSKIDNLVQIGHNCEIGYGSILVSQVGLAGSTKLGRNVIMGGQSGTAGHLSIGDFAKIAGRGAVSKSIEGSKEYGGHPLIELKDWLKTQARFLREFSGKNDKKGS from the coding sequence ATGAAATTAAGTCAAATTTACTCTATTTTAGGATTAGAATTTAGCGGAGATGATATGGAGATTGCCTCACTTAGCTCCCTAGCTTTAGCTAAGCAAGGACAGATGAGCTACTGCGATTCATCTAAAAATACAAAGTATTTAGCTGATTGTAAAGCTGGTGCTGTGCTAGTGACTAAAGATATGGTTGATATGGTAAAGGGTAGGGCGGTCGTGGTAGAAAATCCACATCTTGCCTTTGCTATCTTATCAAAGCACTTTTCAAAACCGCTAATTAGGGAATTTAAACCATCAAATATAGATGAGAGCGTAACTATAATGCCAAATGTATATATAGGTAGCGGAGTTAGCATTGGTAAAAATAGTCTAATTATGCCAGGGGCATATATCGGTGATAATGTCCAAATTGGCAATGAGTGTATAATCCACCCAAATGTAACAATATACGCCGATAGTATAATTGGCAATGAGTGTATAATAAACGCAAATTCAGTAATAGGTAGCGATGGATTTGGCTACGCACACACAAGGACTGGAGAGCATATTAAGATATATCATAATGGTTGGGTAATCTTAGAAGATTACGTGGAGATTGGAGCTTGTACTACGATAGATAGGGGGGTTTTCGAGCCTACAATCGTGCGTAAATACTCAAAAATTGATAATCTAGTCCAAATAGGCCATAACTGCGAAATTGGCTATGGTAGTATCTTAGTATCTCAAGTTGGTCTAGCAGGAAGCACTAAGCTTGGTCGTAATGTTATAATGGGCGGTCAGAGTGGAACTGCGGGGCATTTAAGCATTGGTGATTTTGCTAAGATAGCTGGGCGTGGTGCTGTATCAAAGAGCATTGAAGGTAGCAAGGAGTATGGCGGACATCCACTTATAGAGCTTAAAGATTGGCTAAAGACTCAAGCTAGATTTTTACGAGAATTTAGTGGTAAAAACGACAAAAAGGGAAGTTAA
- a CDS encoding RNA degradosome polyphosphate kinase translates to MENKDMFINRELSWLRFNSRVLAQCSKDLPLLEKLKFIAIYCTNLDEFYMIRIAGLKQLFAAGIVVSGSDEMTPLDQLREIRKYLKDEQQLLEAYYKDTVSKLAEHGLYIQNYEELSDEIKARADEYFFSNILPVIVPIAVDPTHPFPHLNNLSFALAVKLCDDAHPEIVKFGMIRISRVLPRFYYAGNGVYVPIESIVHKHAGEIFPGYRLLSSCAFRVTRNADMVIEEEEADDFMLILEQGLKLRRKGAFVRLQIDSGCDPEILDFLNLHMKIFYKDIYEYSTPLTLGALWQIISDKEFSHLLLPPYTPKTLPPFGQNVSMFDAIDKEDVLLFHPYESFDPVTQFIKEAAKDPKVISIRMTLYRVEKNSAIIQSLIDAANDGKQVTVMVELKARFDEENNLHWAKALENAGAHVIYGITGFKVHAKVSQVIRQIGDKLNFYIHLGTGNYNGSSAKIYTDISYFTSRDDVAKDTTTFFHILSGFSKNRRLNELSMSPMQIKERVIAMIKNEAKMGSEGRIIAKMNALVDSDVIKALYEASNAGVQINLIIRGICCLRPGVPGMSENIKVRSIIGKYLEHARIFYFKHANPKFYISSADWMPRNLERRLELMTPITDAVSQGKLGEILRLQIQDNELAFELGSDGEYSSVVRAPNEKAINNHEFFEGYLNKIFKTMKKSSDQDKVQILASKLFKES, encoded by the coding sequence ATGGAAAATAAAGATATGTTTATCAATCGTGAGCTATCTTGGCTTAGGTTTAACTCTAGAGTTTTAGCTCAATGCAGCAAAGATCTTCCACTATTAGAAAAGCTTAAATTTATAGCGATATATTGCACAAATTTAGATGAATTTTATATGATTAGGATAGCTGGGCTTAAGCAGCTATTTGCCGCTGGTATAGTAGTAAGCGGTAGCGATGAGATGACTCCACTAGATCAGCTAAGAGAGATTAGAAAGTATCTAAAAGATGAGCAACAACTACTAGAAGCTTACTATAAAGATACCGTTAGTAAGCTTGCTGAGCATGGATTGTATATACAAAATTATGAAGAGTTAAGCGATGAGATTAAAGCTAGGGCAGATGAGTACTTTTTCTCAAATATATTGCCTGTTATTGTGCCAATTGCGGTTGATCCTACGCACCCTTTTCCTCATCTTAATAATCTTAGCTTTGCCTTAGCGGTTAAATTATGCGATGATGCTCATCCTGAGATTGTCAAATTTGGTATGATTAGGATTAGTAGAGTATTACCTAGATTTTACTATGCTGGAAATGGCGTATATGTGCCAATTGAGAGTATAGTCCATAAGCATGCAGGCGAGATATTTCCTGGCTATAGGCTACTTAGTAGCTGTGCTTTTAGGGTTACTAGAAATGCTGATATGGTAATAGAAGAAGAAGAGGCCGATGACTTTATGCTTATTTTAGAACAAGGGCTAAAACTTCGCCGAAAAGGTGCGTTTGTAAGATTACAAATAGACTCTGGTTGCGATCCTGAAATTTTAGATTTTCTAAATTTACATATGAAAATTTTCTATAAAGATATATATGAATATAGCACACCTTTGACACTTGGGGCGCTTTGGCAGATTATCTCTGATAAAGAGTTTTCTCATCTATTATTGCCACCATATACGCCTAAGACTTTACCGCCATTTGGTCAAAATGTCTCTATGTTTGATGCTATTGATAAAGAAGATGTGTTGCTATTTCATCCATATGAGAGCTTTGATCCTGTAACGCAATTTATCAAAGAAGCAGCCAAAGACCCAAAAGTTATATCTATTAGAATGACCCTTTATAGAGTGGAGAAGAACTCAGCCATAATCCAATCCCTTATAGATGCAGCCAACGATGGAAAGCAAGTTACGGTAATGGTGGAGTTAAAAGCTAGATTTGATGAAGAAAATAACCTTCACTGGGCTAAAGCATTAGAGAATGCTGGGGCTCATGTGATATATGGAATTACTGGATTTAAAGTTCATGCTAAAGTTAGTCAAGTTATACGCCAAATTGGAGATAAGCTAAATTTCTATATCCATCTAGGTACTGGAAACTATAATGGAAGTAGTGCCAAAATCTACACAGATATTAGCTATTTTACCTCTAGAGATGATGTGGCTAAGGATACTACTACATTTTTTCATATCTTATCAGGATTTAGCAAAAATCGTCGCTTAAATGAGCTATCAATGTCTCCAATGCAGATTAAAGAGCGTGTAATAGCAATGATTAAAAATGAAGCAAAAATGGGAAGTGAAGGCAGAATTATAGCCAAAATGAATGCCCTAGTAGATAGCGATGTTATAAAAGCTCTATATGAGGCTAGTAATGCTGGAGTGCAGATAAATTTAATCATAAGAGGTATATGCTGTCTTCGTCCAGGAGTGCCAGGAATGAGTGAAAATATCAAGGTCAGATCAATCATAGGTAAATACTTAGAACACGCTAGGATATTCTATTTTAAACACGCAAATCCTAAATTTTACATAAGTAGTGCTGATTGGATGCCTAGAAATTTAGAAAGAAGATTAGAGCTTATGACGCCTATTACTGATGCGGTATCACAAGGGAAATTGGGCGAAATTTTACGCTTACAAATCCAAGATAATGAGTTAGCATTTGAATTAGGTAGCGATGGAGAGTATAGCAGTGTGGTAAGAGCTCCAAATGAAAAAGCGATAAATAATCACGAATTTTTCGAAGGTTATCTAAATAAAATCTTTAAAACAATGAAAAAATCAAGCGACCAAGATAAAGTTCAAATTCTAGCTTCAAAACTCTTTAAAGAGAGTTAA
- the metE gene encoding 5-methyltetrahydropteroyltriglutamate--homocysteine S-methyltransferase: MSKSFVTGFPRIGEQRELKFALESFWAGKTSFNEVQNVASELKKRHWGYQIDAKVDLISVNDFSYYDLMLDNIITFGAIPPRFAGLSGYDLYFSMARGNANSVAMEMTKWFNTNYHYIVPELNRDTKFKLDSSKIVAEYKEAKEAGVDKAKINLIGPITFLALSKTTDGSNAFDHLNALSEQYVKLISELSKLDSEVIIQIDEPIFVTDKASELADKIVPIYDALATAANSVKIIFMTYFEHANEAVKEVVKSKIWAIGLDFVHASSQDKALEILSNSDKVLFAGLIDGRNVWVSNLDAKAQIANKIKEFIPDERLYIGTSCSLLHVPYTLKYEDNLAIKEWLAFGVEKLTELKILKKLVNGGEFCETGKCLIEANRAAIASRKTSDLINDINVQNRVKSLTKFDRDTAYEERIKAQKALFNLPELPTTTIGSFPQTPELRQVRNAYKKSLITKESYESEIKKYIDDCIKFQEECGLDVLVHGEPERNDMVEYFGEQLKGYAFSANGWVQSYGSRCVKPPLLFGDVSRPAPMTVEWITYAQSKTSKIMKGMLTGPVTILNWSFVRDDKPRSDIAKELALCIYDEIDDLQKAGIKIIQVDEAAFKEGYPLRKENIPAYEKFAVDCFKLSVCVADKTTQIHTHMCYSEFNDIIKTIEAMDADVISIETARSGNELLKIFKSVGYKQEVGPGVYDIHSPRIPTVEEIATQINALLEVLPKSQLWINPDCGLKTRKWQEVKPSLENMVKAVKIVRMS, encoded by the coding sequence ATGTCAAAAAGTTTTGTAACGGGATTTCCAAGAATAGGCGAACAAAGAGAGCTTAAATTTGCCCTTGAGAGTTTTTGGGCTGGTAAAACTAGCTTTAATGAAGTTCAAAATGTAGCTAGTGAGCTAAAAAAACGCCACTGGGGCTATCAGATAGATGCAAAAGTAGATCTAATCAGTGTAAATGACTTTTCATATTATGATTTAATGCTTGATAATATCATCACTTTTGGTGCTATTCCGCCTAGATTTGCTGGGCTTAGCGGATATGATCTATACTTCTCAATGGCTAGAGGAAATGCAAATAGCGTAGCTATGGAGATGACAAAGTGGTTTAATACAAACTACCATTATATCGTGCCAGAGCTTAACCGAGATACTAAATTTAAGCTAGATAGCAGTAAAATTGTCGCTGAGTATAAAGAGGCTAAAGAAGCTGGGGTTGATAAAGCCAAAATCAATCTAATTGGTCCTATTACCTTCTTAGCACTTAGCAAAACAACAGATGGTAGCAATGCATTTGACCACCTTAATGCTTTAAGTGAGCAATATGTCAAGCTAATTAGTGAGCTTTCAAAGCTTGATAGTGAGGTTATTATTCAAATTGATGAGCCGATATTTGTAACTGATAAAGCTAGCGAATTAGCAGATAAAATAGTGCCAATTTATGATGCTTTAGCCACTGCTGCAAACAGTGTCAAAATCATATTTATGACATATTTTGAACACGCAAATGAAGCGGTTAAAGAAGTAGTAAAAAGCAAAATTTGGGCTATAGGTTTGGATTTTGTCCATGCCTCATCTCAAGATAAGGCTCTTGAGATACTATCTAATAGCGATAAGGTGCTTTTTGCTGGTTTGATAGATGGTAGAAATGTGTGGGTTAGTAACCTTGATGCTAAGGCTCAAATCGCAAATAAAATAAAAGAATTTATCCCAGATGAGCGCCTATATATCGGAACTTCGTGCTCTTTATTACATGTGCCATATACTTTAAAATATGAAGATAATTTGGCTATAAAAGAGTGGTTGGCCTTTGGTGTTGAGAAGCTTACAGAGCTTAAAATTCTAAAAAAATTGGTAAATGGTGGCGAGTTTTGTGAAACTGGCAAATGCCTAATAGAAGCCAACAGAGCAGCCATAGCCTCTAGAAAAACTTCAGATTTAATCAATGATATAAATGTTCAAAATAGAGTTAAATCACTAACTAAATTTGATAGAGATACAGCCTATGAAGAGCGTATAAAAGCCCAAAAAGCATTATTTAACCTACCTGAACTTCCTACTACTACAATTGGTAGTTTCCCACAAACTCCAGAGCTTCGCCAAGTCCGCAACGCATATAAAAAATCTCTAATCACAAAAGAGTCCTATGAGAGTGAGATTAAAAAATATATTGATGATTGTATCAAATTCCAAGAAGAGTGCGGATTAGATGTATTAGTTCATGGTGAGCCAGAGAGAAATGATATGGTTGAGTATTTTGGCGAACAGCTAAAAGGATACGCATTTAGCGCTAATGGTTGGGTGCAAAGCTATGGTAGTCGCTGCGTTAAACCACCACTTCTATTTGGAGATGTGAGCCGTCCAGCACCAATGACTGTAGAGTGGATCACATACGCTCAAAGCAAAACTTCAAAGATTATGAAAGGTATGCTAACAGGCCCTGTAACTATCCTAAATTGGAGCTTTGTGCGTGATGATAAGCCAAGAAGTGATATAGCTAAAGAGCTTGCACTTTGTATCTATGATGAGATCGATGACTTACAAAAAGCTGGTATCAAAATCATTCAAGTTGATGAAGCGGCATTTAAAGAGGGGTATCCACTTCGTAAAGAGAATATCCCAGCATATGAGAAATTCGCTGTTGATTGCTTTAAATTAAGCGTTTGCGTAGCAGATAAAACCACGCAAATTCACACTCATATGTGTTATTCTGAATTTAACGATATTATCAAAACCATTGAAGCAATGGACGCCGATGTAATCAGTATAGAGACTGCTAGAAGTGGAAATGAGCTATTAAAAATATTCAAATCAGTTGGCTATAAACAAGAAGTTGGTCCAGGCGTATATGATATTCATAGTCCTAGAATTCCTACAGTTGAAGAGATAGCAACTCAGATAAATGCGCTTTTAGAAGTTCTACCTAAGTCTCAACTATGGATAAACCCAGATTGCGGATTAAAAACACGCAAATGGCAAGAGGTAAAGCCAAGCCTAGAAAATATGGTAAAAGCGGTTAAAATAGTCCGTATGAGTTAA
- a CDS encoding methylenetetrahydrofolate reductase — protein sequence MLKDKIKQGRSGIILYGLTPPKISLSEDKAKEIALKQLQRLEGIKIDGLVIYDLQDESSRNSDNRTFEFVRTINPEIYAKDYLQNRYESVIYKAVGNYDKSEFRDFLLSHSNAISVFVGASSASDTPRLTLNEAYKMKKEIANTITLGGICIPERHMKKNNEDLRVASKRVKGCEFFITQAVYDIETAKKFLDDFAALGIKNTPIIFTFTPCGNEKTFEFMQWLGISISELSKRRIFNSSDALENSVKLSLDMFEFLYKYGLTKGVSIGANVESISTRKVEIEASIKLLKGIISIIEKDSLENTKSRVQSASKFDE from the coding sequence ATGCTAAAAGATAAGATAAAACAAGGTAGATCGGGAATTATTTTATATGGTCTTACTCCGCCCAAAATTAGTCTAAGCGAAGATAAAGCTAAAGAGATAGCCTTAAAGCAACTTCAAAGGCTTGAAGGGATAAAGATAGATGGCTTAGTAATCTATGATTTACAAGATGAGAGTAGTCGTAACTCAGATAATAGGACATTTGAATTTGTCCGAACGATAAATCCTGAAATTTATGCTAAGGATTATTTACAAAATCGCTATGAATCTGTGATATATAAGGCCGTTGGCAACTATGATAAGAGCGAATTTAGAGATTTTTTGCTATCTCATAGTAATGCTATAAGCGTATTTGTAGGGGCTAGCTCAGCTAGTGATACTCCTAGACTTACTCTAAATGAAGCCTATAAGATGAAAAAGGAGATCGCAAATACCATAACGCTTGGTGGTATCTGCATTCCAGAGCGTCATATGAAAAAAAACAATGAAGATCTACGAGTAGCCTCTAAGCGAGTTAAGGGGTGTGAGTTTTTCATCACTCAAGCTGTTTATGATATTGAGACTGCTAAGAAATTTTTAGATGATTTTGCTGCTTTGGGGATTAAGAATACTCCGATAATTTTTACATTTACGCCTTGTGGCAATGAAAAGACTTTTGAATTTATGCAGTGGCTAGGAATATCCATAAGTGAGCTATCTAAGCGTAGGATTTTTAATAGTAGTGATGCTTTAGAAAATTCAGTGAAATTAAGCCTTGATATGTTTGAGTTTTTATATAAATATGGTCTTACAAAAGGAGTTAGCATAGGGGCTAATGTGGAGAGTATCTCTACTCGCAAAGTAGAAATAGAGGCTTCTATCAAACTTTTAAAAGGAATTATCTCAATTATAGAAAAGGACTCATTAGAAAATACCAAAAGCAGAGTTCAAAGTGCGTCTAAATTTGATGAATAG
- a CDS encoding DUF485 domain-containing protein: protein MKNQDILKRYNKFISFRNRFCVLMSCGIFAIFFAFILAIGFYPDILGYKIGPSSITLGIICGVSIIIIAILSTGVYTLFANKYFDKEQMQIIEILKSNGKLDNAQKYGIKGLE from the coding sequence ATGAAAAATCAAGATATTTTAAAGAGATATAATAAATTTATCTCTTTTAGAAATAGATTTTGCGTTTTGATGAGTTGCGGAATTTTTGCTATATTTTTCGCTTTTATACTAGCTATTGGTTTTTATCCCGATATTTTAGGATACAAAATAGGACCTAGCTCTATTACGCTTGGGATTATTTGTGGTGTGTCGATAATCATTATCGCCATATTATCTACTGGCGTTTATACGCTATTTGCAAATAAATATTTTGATAAGGAGCAAATGCAAATTATTGAAATACTAAAATCAAATGGTAAATTAGATAACGCTCAAAAATATGGTATAAAGGGGTTAGAATGA
- a CDS encoding cation acetate symporter produces the protein MRVFIISLLFFAYSYGASLDLNGAKSELNIVAIVMFAIFVLATLGITYYSNKLSKSTSGFYTAGGNITGFQNGMATAGDYMSAASFLGIVGIVFHSGFDGLVYSIGWLVGWPIVLFLIAEKFRNLGKFTFSDIIAYRLDEKPVRVISAISGLILIVFYLIAQMVGAGSLIQVLFGLPYEVAVVIVGIMMILYVAFGGMHATTWVQIIKAGLLLGGATFMAIMILYRSEFNLSLYFDLAIANHPNGEDIMRPGGLLSDPISAISLGLALMFGTAGLPHILMRFFTVKDAKEARKSVFYATGFIGYFYILTFIIGFGAIAFLLGNPEFIGADGKFNGIANMEAIELSKVLGGDIFYGFICAVTFATILAVVAGLTISGAGAISHDLYVNVCKNGQCDAKQEMKVTKRATIALGLLAILLGMAFEGQNVAFMVGLAFSIAASVNFPIILLCIYWRGLSTKGVFYGGLIGLFGVISLVTLSPSIWVSVLGFESAIFPYNYPAIFSMPITFIAIYIISKLDNSQRAKVDRTGFEAQDFRAQTGIGASGAISH, from the coding sequence ATGAGAGTATTTATAATATCACTACTATTTTTTGCCTATTCTTATGGGGCTAGCTTAGATTTAAATGGAGCAAAAAGTGAGCTAAATATTGTAGCGATTGTGATGTTTGCTATCTTTGTCTTAGCTACACTTGGAATTACATATTACTCCAATAAGCTTTCAAAATCCACTTCTGGATTTTACACTGCTGGGGGCAATATCACTGGATTTCAAAATGGTATGGCCACAGCTGGGGATTATATGAGTGCGGCTAGCTTTTTAGGGATTGTAGGGATTGTATTTCACAGCGGTTTTGATGGGCTTGTATATTCAATAGGATGGCTTGTAGGTTGGCCTATTGTGCTATTTTTGATAGCAGAAAAATTTAGAAATCTAGGAAAATTTACATTTTCAGATATTATTGCTTATAGACTAGATGAGAAGCCTGTAAGGGTAATCTCAGCAATTAGCGGACTTATACTTATTGTATTTTATCTTATAGCTCAAATGGTTGGTGCTGGAAGTTTGATACAAGTTCTTTTTGGGTTGCCTTATGAAGTAGCGGTAGTTATCGTAGGAATTATGATGATATTATATGTGGCTTTTGGCGGTATGCACGCTACTACTTGGGTGCAAATTATTAAGGCTGGATTATTGCTAGGTGGGGCTACTTTTATGGCTATTATGATACTTTATCGCTCTGAATTTAATCTTAGCTTATATTTTGATTTAGCCATTGCAAATCACCCTAATGGCGAAGATATTATGAGACCTGGTGGCTTACTATCTGATCCTATATCTGCTATATCTTTGGGGCTTGCTTTGATGTTTGGCACTGCTGGATTACCTCATATTTTAATGAGATTTTTTACAGTAAAAGATGCCAAAGAGGCTAGAAAATCTGTATTTTACGCTACAGGATTTATAGGGTATTTTTATATTTTAACATTTATTATAGGCTTTGGAGCTATCGCATTTTTGCTTGGTAATCCTGAATTTATAGGAGCTGATGGTAAATTTAATGGTATAGCAAATATGGAGGCAATAGAGCTTTCTAAAGTGCTAGGCGGAGATATATTTTATGGATTTATCTGTGCTGTAACCTTTGCTACTATCTTAGCTGTTGTGGCTGGGCTTACCATATCTGGAGCTGGAGCTATCAGCCATGACTTGTATGTCAATGTCTGCAAAAATGGACAATGCGATGCAAAACAAGAGATGAAAGTAACTAAAAGAGCTACAATAGCTCTAGGATTACTAGCGATTTTACTTGGTATGGCTTTTGAAGGGCAAAATGTAGCATTTATGGTTGGACTTGCATTTAGCATAGCAGCTAGTGTAAATTTTCCTATAATTTTACTTTGTATATATTGGCGTGGGCTTAGCACAAAAGGTGTATTCTATGGTGGCTTGATAGGACTATTTGGCGTAATTAGTCTAGTTACATTAAGTCCTAGTATCTGGGTAAGTGTGCTTGGATTTGAGAGTGCTATTTTCCCTTATAATTATCCTGCAATATTTAGTATGCCTATCACATTTATAGCTATCTATATCATATCTAAACTAGATAACTCACAAAGGGCTAAAGTGGATAGAACTGGATTTGAAGCTCAAGATTTCAGAGCACAAACTGGCATTGGTGCTAGTGGAGCCATATCGCATTAA